Part of the Nitratireductor thuwali genome, GCCCTTGAGCTCGCCGTTCGATCTCTCCTCCAACGTGTCGAAGAACGGCTTCATCGAATCCTGCACCCCTGTATGCTGAGCGCTCACCAGGGTGGAATAGCGGATCGTCTCCGCGCTGACGGCCGAAGCCCCGGCGGTGAGAGATCCGGCTACGACCAGACCGGCAGTCATCGCCTTCATGAATTTGGCATGCATTGTTGTTCCTCCTTGCTGTGTTATAGTTCTGCGGGTCTCTCCTGGCCCGACTGCCCCGGTCATGAGAGGCGTTCGGGGATGATTAGCGAAATCTCTGGTATCCCGATCAGCAGGATCATGATGATCAGCTCGCAGGCCAGAAAGATGCCGATACCCTTGAAGATATCGGTAAGGCTGATCTCGTCTCCGACAACGCTCTTGACGACGAAGGCATTCAGTCCGATCGGGGGAGTCAGCAATCCGATCTCGACGAATTTTACGATGATGACGCCGATATAGATGAGGTTGTATCCAAGCTCGTCGAATATCGGGATGACGACCGGAATCGACAGAAGCATGACACCGATCGGATCGAGGAACATTCCTAGGATGACGAACATGACCGATACGGCCATGAACAGGAAAACAGGATGAAAACTCGCATCCTGGATCGCCTCGACCAGAAAGGGGTTCAGCCCCGAGACCGCTAGGAACCGCGTGAAGATCACCGCCCCGATGGCGATCATGAAGATCTGCGCAGTGCTATTAAGCGTGTTGACCGTTGCCTCGACAAGGCCTTTCAGCGTAAAGCCGCGCATCGCAAGCCCATAGACCAGAGACAACAACGCACCCATGGCGGCAGCTTCGGTCGGGGTGATGAAGCCGAAATACATCCCACCCAGCAGCAGCACGAACAGGATCGGCAGGGGCCAGACGCCCTTCAGGCTGTTCAGCCGCTCGCTGAGGCTGGGGAGGATGTCTATCCGCGGCGCCGAAACCGGCCTAACATTGGCAACGATAAGGATCGCCAGCATGTAGACGATCATGGTCAGGAGCCCCGGCAACAAGCCTGCCAGCAGCATATCGCTGATGGATACTTCCGCAAGCAGACCGTAGAGGATCATCAGCACGCTCGGCGGAATGAGCGAGCCCAGCGTTCCGGCACTGGCCACACATCCGGCCGCAAGCCTCTTGCTGTATCCGGCGGCCAGCATTTCGGGAATGGCCATCCGGCCCATGGCCGCCGCGGTGGCCATGCTCGAGCCCGACACCGTCGCAAAGGCGGCGGACGAGACGTTGACCGCCATTGCCAAACCTCCCGGCAGACCGCTCAGCCAAAGCCTCGCGGCCCGGAAAATCTTGGCAATCAGATTCGATTTTTCCAAAAGAGCGCCCATGAACAGAAAAAGAGGGATCGCCGAAAGGCTCCAGCTCGCGGCGAAGCCATACACCGACGTCTGCACCAGCCCGGTGGTGGCCGGCCAGCCGAGCAGAAGGTAGAGACCCACCATCCCGCTCACGCCAAGAGCGATGCTGATCGGAACCCGCAGGGCGATCAGCACTATCGTCCCGACGAAACCCAGGATGCCAACGATCGGATCATCCACCTGCCCGCGCTCCCTTCCCAGCCGAGGGCTCCTTCGTC contains:
- a CDS encoding TRAP transporter large permease → MDDPIVGILGFVGTIVLIALRVPISIALGVSGMVGLYLLLGWPATTGLVQTSVYGFAASWSLSAIPLFLFMGALLEKSNLIAKIFRAARLWLSGLPGGLAMAVNVSSAAFATVSGSSMATAAAMGRMAIPEMLAAGYSKRLAAGCVASAGTLGSLIPPSVLMILYGLLAEVSISDMLLAGLLPGLLTMIVYMLAILIVANVRPVSAPRIDILPSLSERLNSLKGVWPLPILFVLLLGGMYFGFITPTEAAAMGALLSLVYGLAMRGFTLKGLVEATVNTLNSTAQIFMIAIGAVIFTRFLAVSGLNPFLVEAIQDASFHPVFLFMAVSVMFVILGMFLDPIGVMLLSIPVVIPIFDELGYNLIYIGVIIVKFVEIGLLTPPIGLNAFVVKSVVGDEISLTDIFKGIGIFLACELIIMILLIGIPEISLIIPERLS